The Trichocoleus sp. FACHB-46 region ACTCCACCTACTTTGGCATTCATCAACAGGTGCAGCGCGATCGCCATTACCATGATTACCCAGGCGATTAAGTGAGCATAGTACCAAGCATGATTTAATTCCCCTTTGGGCAACCAGGTTTCATCCATCATCTTGCCGCTGAAAAGGGCGAACGTTAAAGCCAAGAGGGCAAAGGTATTGCTCAAACGATTTAAGGTATACCAACCAATGGGTTTACCGATTTGAGCTAACTTGGCAAAGGAGTCGAGTTGAACGAGTCGCTGCTGCCCGCGATGAAAGGCGTAAAGCACAAACGCCGGGAATACCAACAAGGTATATAACCCAAAGGTGCCATGTATCCCTTCAATCTCTCGGTAGGAGGGTAACGGAAGTCTTCCCCAGCGGCCATCATAGGTGTTGTAAGTCCAGAAGGCTGTTAGGATTGCAACCACGAGAAATAGGCCCGTGAGGCCATGTAACAAGCGCAGGAGCAGAGGTTGATAAGGTTGAGTCGATTTCATAGAGAGCCAGGAGTAGCGAGTCGACTGGTAGCACTAATCTAGACCCGCAAGGATGAGTAGACGCAAGCCAGCCCAGCAATGTGGGCAATCCGCACGGTCTGAATTGCTTTGTGCAAGCACAGGCAGATGCTGACGAGCGGGCACTCTCCAAGATAAAGAGTGGTCAGAAGCGATCGCCCTAGTATGGTACATTTTCCCACAATTCGATGGGTTAGGGCTTAATACAACCTCCCAGTACTGCTTGATCAAGGGCGCTGAAGCAGCCTTGAGCGTCGAGGAACGCTCCCTGTATGAAATTTTCGGTTCCCCGAACGATATGAAACTCGCTTTTTCAAAGCGAACGGGACCGCAAGATACTCCGTCTCCTGATAGAAAAACTAGGTAGCATTCCCTTCCAAACCACTGCTGAACCACTCTACCTGTTCCCGCAACACAGGGCGCTGCAATACCACCTTTGCCGCTAATGCGTAGGTCGTCACTGCTCGCTCGTGGCCACTCGTCTCATACCCCTCAACATCAACCTCTTGGACATAAAAAGGCTGAACTATTTCC contains the following coding sequences:
- a CDS encoding cytochrome b/b6 domain-containing protein, with the protein product MKSTQPYQPLLLRLLHGLTGLFLVVAILTAFWTYNTYDGRWGRLPLPSYREIEGIHGTFGLYTLLVFPAFVLYAFHRGQQRLVQLDSFAKLAQIGKPIGWYTLNRLSNTFALLALTFALFSGKMMDETWLPKGELNHAWYYAHLIAWVIMVMAIALHLLMNAKVGGVPLLRSMLHWKFREPDSPELWASHLSQWWFGVRQGAWLHWLSFSHPLAGLEMAILLSLMAAWVIPLFK